The Bacteroidales bacterium genomic sequence TAACAGATATTATTAAAAAGGAAATAAGTTCTTTTAATGATACAGGATTACTTCATATTTTTATTAAACATACTTCAGCAGGTATAACATTAAATGAGAATGCAGATCCGTCGGTAAGATTTGATTTTGAAACAATTATGAATAAAATTGTTCCGGAAAATCAAACTTATTACACACATGTTTTTGAAGGTTCTGATGATATGCCTGCTCACGTAAAGGCAAGTTTAACAGGTAGTTCTGTAACGGTTCCTGTTACTGAAGGAAAGATGAATCTTGGTACTTGGCAAGGTATTTATTTGTGTGAATTTAGGAATAAAGGAGGAAGAAGGAAACTGATTTTAACATTTCACAATTAATAATCATGCTTGTATAATAATATTTTTTTATTAATTTAGCGAGGCTTTAAACTTTTCAAGATGGATTTAATAGATTTCATAAAACAAAATGATATTGATGAAGAGAAGAGTACACTTGATTTAACAGATGAATCAAATTTGTACAAAATCAATAAGTTTGCAGAATTGTTATATAGTAAATCTTCCGGATCTGAAGAATTGGATGCGATTGAAAAGCTGATGGTAAAGAAAAAAAATCATTACAGTTTAATTGCACATTCTTCCGTAAAAGTTGCAAAATCAAAGAAATATTTATCAGAGATTGATAAAAAAATAAGTGTTACTGTTCTTTTTTCTGTGTATAAGGAACATACAAGAATATTAATGAAAAGTGAGCATGAACACGGTGAAGATTTCTTAATAAGAAAAATCAGTCAATTGCAAAACCTTTTTGATGATTTTAAACATATTAATTGGGATATGTTGATTATTGATGACGGTTGCCCCGAAAATAGCGGTGCTATAGTTGAGAAGATTTTAAAAAAACAATATTCAGGAAATAATGTTAAAGTATTGTATCTGCAAGATGCAATTGATAAAGGATTGGAAGTTGCGAATCAATTAAAAACAACTGACGACAGCAGAAAAGGAGGTGCAATTGAATACGGAATGTGGTATGCAACTCAACAAAAAAAGAAGAATCACATAATTATTTATACAGATGCTGACTTATCTACACATCTCGGACAAAGTGGTTTATTGATAAACAGCATTATAAAAAATAAAATGAATGCTGCAATAGCTTCAAGAAGAGAACCGGAATCAGTTGTTTTAAAAGCGGATACAAGAGACATAAGAGGCAAGTTGTTTATTTATTTTTGGAAAAGAATGTTGAAGCGATTGAATTATATCGTAGATACGCAGTGTGGGTTTAAAGCTTTCAGAGCTGAAATCGTCAGCGAAATAATACTGAATAATCAAGAAAAAAAGTTTGCATTTGATATTGAATTATTATTAAAAACTGATATTATAAAAAGAAAATCAATAGAGAAAATTCCTGTTGCATGGATAGACAGTAAAGAAGCATCAACCACTACCGATTTACAACCATATTTGGATATGCTTAAATCTGTTGCAAAGATGTATCACAGATATTTGTCGGCTAGTGCCGTATCGCATAAGTTTGCGTTTTTTGCCAAATCTTTAACAAAAGAACAGTGGGATATTTTGGTTGAAAACGTACCGGAAGGTATCCAAATAAAATCAGCGGTACATTACGATATCTATTCTGAAATTACTGTAGAAGATTTCAAAGAAATATTGAAGAGGAATTTAAATTGATAAATACCAATAATGATTAAATGCTATAATGCTAAAATGATTGAATATTTCAAATTGATATATAGTCGAAATATTACAGGTTTGTTGAATATCAAGATGTATTTTATTAATTAACATTTTTATAGTATTTAATCATTACAGTATTAGTAAATGTAACAGAAACAATTTTAATCTAAAAAATAAACAAAAATAAACAAAATAAAATTACAGACTATGGTAGATTTTTCATTAACAAAACAACAACAAGAATTAATTGAGAAGTATAAAGATTTTGCAGAAAGAGTAATCATTCCCGTAAGGGCAAAATACGATGAAAGCAGTGAATTTCCGTGGGAAGTTATTAAAAAAGCTTATGATGAAGGATTAATGAATTCTCAAATTCCGAAAAAATTAGGAGGAGAAGGCTTAAATATTTTTGACAGTCAATTAGGTTCGGAAGAATTGGGAGCGGCTTGTGCCGGAATTTGTATCAGCATTGATGCAAATATGTTGGCTTTAACTCCTTGGATTATAGCTGCTGATGATGAGCAATTAAAAAGATTTATGGGTAGGTTAAATGAAGAAAAGGGTACAGCTGCATATGCTTTAACAGAGCCAAATGCAGGATCGGATGTTGCCGGAATTAAAACAACAGCAATTAAAAAAGGTGATAAATACATTCTTAACGGGCATAAAAGGTTTATAACCAACGGAGAGGTTGCAATGTACCATACTGTATTTGCTCTTACTGATCCTGAAAGAGGAGCAAGAAGCCTTACTTGTTTTGTTGTTCCGACAGATTTACCCGGCGTTGAAATTTTACCGAGATTGGATAAAATGGGACAAAGAGGTTCTGTTCAAAATGAGATTAAATATAATGATGTTGAAATTCCTGTAGAAAACCTAATAGGCAGAGAAGGCGAAGGATTTTTACTTGGGATGAAAACTTTTGACAGAACCAGAACCGGAGTTGCAGCTTTAAGTATAGGCATAGCACGTTCAGCATTTGAAATTTCCAGAGATTGGGCTAAGGACAGAATTCAATTCGGAAAACCGGTTACTGCTAACCAAGCTGTATCATTTATGTTGGCAGAAATGGCTACCAAAATTGAGTTGGCAAGGCTTATAACATGGAAAGCTGCTTGGTATTTTGAGCAAGGCTTAAAAACTCCCGGAACTTACTCAGCTATGGCTAAATATTATGCTTCAGATGTTGCTATGGAAGTTACTACAGATGCAGTACAAGTTATGGGCGGAGACGGATATACACGTTCATTCGGAGTAGAAAAAATGATGCGTGATGCTAAACTTTGTCAAATTTATGAAGGAACAAACCAAGTTCAAAGATTGGTTATTTCAAAAGGAATATTGAGATAGATTTGTTATTAAAGAAGCCGGTTTTAACCGGCTTCTTTTTAAAAATGTATATCAGTTATCAGAACGTATATTTATTATCATTAATTAATTTATCGGCTATTCTTCTTCTTGCATCTTTAATGTTTGCCGGACTTACTTTTGTGAAATATCGCAAAGCTTTAATATATTTTTCTTGTTCATTCTCATCAATAAAGGAATATACAGCTTCAATTCCTTGTTTATAAATCTCATTTGATGCATCAAATAAATAAACATTTAAAATATCTTTATAAATATTAAAAGCATTTTCCTGTTTTGTTTGTTGAAGTTTTGCTGTTCTTAAATAAAGAGATTCAGCAATATATGAAACCATAATAATATCTGCAAAATTGAAAAGGATTTCTTGTTCGCGAGATAATTTTCTTTGAAATTTTTGAGCAGCAAGTTCTGCCAACAT encodes the following:
- a CDS encoding acyl-CoA dehydrogenase family protein, which encodes MVDFSLTKQQQELIEKYKDFAERVIIPVRAKYDESSEFPWEVIKKAYDEGLMNSQIPKKLGGEGLNIFDSQLGSEELGAACAGICISIDANMLALTPWIIAADDEQLKRFMGRLNEEKGTAAYALTEPNAGSDVAGIKTTAIKKGDKYILNGHKRFITNGEVAMYHTVFALTDPERGARSLTCFVVPTDLPGVEILPRLDKMGQRGSVQNEIKYNDVEIPVENLIGREGEGFLLGMKTFDRTRTGVAALSIGIARSAFEISRDWAKDRIQFGKPVTANQAVSFMLAEMATKIELARLITWKAAWYFEQGLKTPGTYSAMAKYYASDVAMEVTTDAVQVMGGDGYTRSFGVEKMMRDAKLCQIYEGTNQVQRLVISKGILR
- a CDS encoding glycosyltransferase; this translates as MDLIDFIKQNDIDEEKSTLDLTDESNLYKINKFAELLYSKSSGSEELDAIEKLMVKKKNHYSLIAHSSVKVAKSKKYLSEIDKKISVTVLFSVYKEHTRILMKSEHEHGEDFLIRKISQLQNLFDDFKHINWDMLIIDDGCPENSGAIVEKILKKQYSGNNVKVLYLQDAIDKGLEVANQLKTTDDSRKGGAIEYGMWYATQQKKKNHIIIYTDADLSTHLGQSGLLINSIIKNKMNAAIASRREPESVVLKADTRDIRGKLFIYFWKRMLKRLNYIVDTQCGFKAFRAEIVSEIILNNQEKKFAFDIELLLKTDIIKRKSIEKIPVAWIDSKEASTTTDLQPYLDMLKSVAKMYHRYLSASAVSHKFAFFAKSLTKEQWDILVENVPEGIQIKSAVHYDIYSEITVEDFKEILKRNLN
- a CDS encoding secondary thiamine-phosphate synthase enzyme YjbQ, which codes for MIHQQEIILPSFSRGFHLITDIIKKEISSFNDTGLLHIFIKHTSAGITLNENADPSVRFDFETIMNKIVPENQTYYTHVFEGSDDMPAHVKASLTGSSVTVPVTEGKMNLGTWQGIYLCEFRNKGGRRKLILTFHN